The genomic window AAGCAGAATGGAGCATTCCATATTATGATGTTGATGGATCAGGAGCAAATTACTATTTGACTACATACTCATATCCAATACTGGAGAACGGAGAGGTTCAATTTATCCTTACTGCAGATTATCTTCTTTCCACAAAATGAAGAGCTGAAGTCATGTCAGAGATAACGTATAATAACACATTACCCGATATTGATCAGTACTACACTCTCTTTCAGTCAACCGGCTGGAACACTGATTATAAAGCAACTCCTCAAGAATTGATAATCTCAATCAAGAATAGTTGGTTTTCTGTAAGTGCTTATCATCAGGATAAGCTTGTTGGATTCGGACGTATGCTGTGTGACGGTGTTCTTCATGCTGTCTTGTTCGATGTAATTGTGATG from Candidatus Cloacimonadota bacterium includes these protein-coding regions:
- a CDS encoding GNAT family N-acetyltransferase, translated to MSEITYNNTLPDIDQYYTLFQSTGWNTDYKATPQELIISIKNSWFSVSAYHQDKLVGFGRMLCDGVLHAVLFDVIVMPEYQRKGIGTEIMSSLLAKCDEYNIRDIQLFCAEYKESFYNKFGFKPRPDNAPGMEIKKSIE